Sequence from the Ictalurus furcatus strain D&B chromosome 25, Billie_1.0, whole genome shotgun sequence genome:
ACAGATGCAACAGGATAAATGAACATTTCTACCAACAGTAAAGGAGACATGAAGTGACTACATACCTTTCTGGTGGTTTGACAGCTGCTTGCGTTAAAGGAGAAGTAGGCAAAGCGGTTGTTGCTGAAGGTGGGTTTACACGAAGGATCCCTCAGCGTTAACTGGCTTGGGATCATCTGGGTTGCTGCTTCCACCTTGACAACGAGCGCGGTTATGGATCCGTTTGCGAAACATTCTGAAGAGGATTTCACACGAGTCAAGGCGAGATTGTGAAAGCAGGCCTGATCGTGCATCCTAAACCTCACTCTGTTGAAAAATCCAGCTGTTCTAACACCACATTTAAAACCTTCAAACTGCCAGTTGCTGCTCCGCTTCATTACTACCGATTTTATTCATCTGTAAATATATCCATCTTAAGAACGGCTTGACACCAAGACGTCCGGCCTGATTTTGCTTCCGGAGGCAGAAATCACACGTCGTAGAAGAACGGTCATGAATTGAGATCGGTGGTCTCAACACCGAAAGTGACGTGCTCAAAAGGCGGTTTAGTTTAGCGCCATTGTGTCCACACACAGCTGATGACAAAATTGAGGCATCGTTAgggatttttttattcaaatctcAGATCGCGAGCTGCTACAACGCTCGTCTAAAGCCAAATCAAGAAGAGGACTGCATGGTTTCATGCAAAACAGCTTCAAATAGGTTACCGGCAAAGGCTGAGACAGAACCGAATCAGACTAAAGTACTGAAAGTCATCTTGAGGCAATGAGAATATTCATTACTCTTGACGAGCTGATTTCCGGATCGCTCCGATTAACTGTGTAAGCAGAACTTCATTTCCTTTCATCGCAGATCTTTCGTTAAAGAATCTTCATTTCATAATCTGATCGAGAGAACACAAGTTATCGCCTAGTCCGTTACAAGTCGGTcaagattttattgggatcttgtatagtaggagaagtaatcttggagggaaaaaaaataaaaaatcttaaaCTGGATTTTCCAGCAACAAACTTCAACTTCAGGGCGTTTTCACACTTCTTTCTGTACCCCCAGATTGAGCAGGAGAAACGTGGTCCGATCTAACTGGTACATCTCTTTAGTCCTCTTATAAAAAGAGATCAATAAGTCAAATTGGCACCCACCAATATTGGCAATACAACTGGCAAGTCACTACTGGCACCCACCAATAGCCACTTTTTATATTGTCAATAGGTTACACACTTTTTACCAcactatttcacataaaattagatcactGGCTAGACTCCGTCTATAGATCTGTTAAACATTGCGACACACCAGCAAACTTGGCCCGTTTTACAAAACGCCCATTTCAAAAGGGATGAATTTGTACGTGGCCTGAAATACActggtccaaaaaaaaaaaaagtatggaaaTGCCCTTAAAAGTCATGAAAGACGACGATTAATCATTCACATGCCATTAGATTGCTTTTGGAGTATTGCAACCAATCATAACTTGAAGTAGGAAGCAgtagaaaagtaaataaataccagTCATGACCAAGGAAAAGGAGCAAGCCAAGGAGAAGTTTTGAAATTGCCAGTTGTTGTATGATATTACTACATCAACACGAGCCCTCAGTGACGACTGATCGGCCCTctgtaagagagagagcgagagagacacttAACGTTCGGAGATCACAAATTACAGCGCGAGAGACAAAGTAAATGCAGGCTGTACCTCAAAAACGACATCTTGCGCCAGGAAAGGCACGGTCATATTCATATGACAGCTGTTTTTCTCAACACCGTACTCCGCATAGAGGTCAGCCGAGAGCTCACGCTTGCCGACCGTTATGTGAAAGTTTATGCCTTGGCCCCGGTGTCCAATCATGATGAAGAAGTTCTTCTCATCGCAGAATCCGTTCATAGTAAGCATCGCTGTGCAGAAATACAATCAGAAGTCAGCTTAAAATCCACGCATATCCATCGACCCGGCCACTGATGCCTCAGACAGCCATACTTACTGTGGTCCTCACGAGTAGCTTCCACTAAAGCAGAGTGAGAAAATGGAGTGTATTCAGGAAGGACTAACAAACCAAAGGTCACGGAGAGACGATAGATGATGTTCATCGGGTTGACGTTCTGTAATGAACAGCAGCACCGAGTCAGAATCGAGCGGTcatgtttaaacaaaaacaagtgtaAGGTCAACCGACCACATGGTATTCGAGTTACAAACCTCCATCAAAACCGATGTCTATTAAAAACCATGTTCAACAACCTACATCGATTTAGATcatgttaaattaaaacaaaatacatcttTTCCACACCTTGACTGGATCCCAGAACCTGGTGCAAATCAGCAAACTCGGATCTGTAGGTCTGAGCAGCGACACTTACGGTTCTCAGGACAGCAGGATCGGAGAAGGGGACCTCGATGCTGAAAGCCTTGGAGCCGTTATTAAATAAGTGTTCCTGCACGTTAAATCCAACTGCATTGGCCTCATCCACACTCATCACTCTAGTTGAGAGGGTGACATTCAGCAGCTCCACATCGGGGAGGAAGAAACCCAGCATGATATTAAACACCTCCGAGTCTGCAACAGTATCTGTAAACAAGAAAGAAATTCATTTGAACTGTGCAGTCATGTCCGTGACGGTTTTCGAGAACGGGTCACTCACTGTTTGTGACGCGGGGCGGCCGAGGCTCTGGTGGCGTGACGATAGGATAATGGACTTTGTATCTGGTGATCTCGGACTTCTCTAGCCACAGCATTTCAAGCATGGGTTCGATACTGTAAGTGACGTGGTACCCATTATCCAACACAACGCTCTGCAAAGGGAGACGTtatcaaataaaagcaaaaaccCATCAGAAGGCAGGTGTTACATTGATTTCATCACTATAAgaaggtttttttgtgtgtaattattgatatggGTGAGGTTTATTGCACATtcatgaaaggagtctccagtgcgagTCAGTAAGTAAAACAACAACGCTATGATCTTTCTTGAACGCTGGATATAGTCAATATTTCAATTTATCATCAATACTTGCAATAAACAATTCTTCTGCCACACAATGTAGTCTGTTAACACTACCAGtcatgttgcttagcaaccaaagtTTAAACATTAAGCGTAACCTAGAGTGTAATCCTGGCCAATTAATACAGAGTTCAATTAACGTGAATGCGGAGGATTTGGCAATAGCGTCGAACatggctcagccaatcagattttagaaCTGAAAATGGCTATCCATTTCATAGTTGAGATTTCAGATTTAAGAAAATCGGTCCATAGCAACCTGAGGAGTACGGACTAACCTTATAATAGCCGTCTGGTCCACCGACAGGCAAGGAAATTATAATTTGGAGTTCCTTTATAATCAAGGTATAGCCCCTAGCTTCCATCAAAGCATGATTGATCCTCTTTCCGTCAATACCCATGTGCATTTCGAGGATTTGATACCGAGGATCAGTCATCAGAGGAGTGATGTATTGGGGCATGTACCATGTGATGACTTCCTTGGTAAAGTGAAGTCCACCTGTAACATGATTATATATGAGATTACAGGAACAATATATTTCTCACGCAAAAGTCTTAACCCATCTATAACTACGTACCAGTTGGACAGCCGACAACGGTGTCGATAATCGTTACAGACCAAGCCTGCTTAAAATAGGTGCTCACTTTAAAGACCTCCATTTCCAACCCATTCACCTGGTTGAAGGGGAGAGAAAACCCACCAGAGAAAAGTCAGTATTCCCACTAGCACAGAGAGTTTACATACCCGTACTCACTCACTTACAGCCTCAATACAAGTTTCAGGAGTGTTATAGGGGCTGCGCAGAACCAAACGCGTGGGAGTCACCGATACGCCATAACCTGCGTTCTGAACCTCCTCCAACGTCATCGGCTTTTCTTTAGGCGTGTACAGGACCATCCGCCAAATATTGCTCAGAGTGGTGGAGGCCTGAAGAGAGGAGAACTGAGAGATTTAAACAGTATTGTGTGAATTCAGATCATACAGGAAGCATTAAGAGAAGTTTTGTATACTTCTTTGGCAAAATGATATTTGTGCAAAGCTGCAGAAACAGCTCTTGACCAGTAGAACATGACTTCAGGGTAAGGACATTGAGAATGTCAGAGCAAACAGTAAAGCAGAGAGAACTCCAGCAGAGACGTGGGAATTTGCTTCATTACACAAAtttcaattaaaacaaacaaacaaaaaaaaaaaaaaagagagacatagTACCCGTCTTCTCCCTACCTGTTGATCAGCAGAGAGTCCAGTGATTCCTGCAGCCACTCTATTTGGCTGCTTGATATCATGGTGTCCTCGGTGAACAGAGACCTTGAAAAACAGATCTGGATTACAACACCAAAATAAATACTCCATAGAAAGACAAGGGTAAGCAGCAGATAAGGGCTTAATAAATGAAGCAGTCTTCTATATACACTCATGGACTCGAGTCCAGTCTCAAGCAATTTTCTGTATGGTCTTGGATTTGTCTCAGACTTGTACATTGGTcttgataaatataaatatggtaAGTGTTTACCAAGAAGTGATTACTTctagaggaaagaaaaaagcctAATCATTGGCACAACGCACCGATTAAGGCAAATTGTTTGAAGAACTAGCATAACATTGACTTTCAGCTAATTATTCAAGAAGAGGTGTTGACATCGGCTGCTAAACTCTCGTTTACAAATGGCAGGGCAAGATATATTAGCAATGAATAAGCAATCGTTTGGCTTAATTACACTGTCGCGATTGCATACTGAAGTAAAAGCTTGGCTTTGAAAGGAGCTGATGGTTTTTGATTTCGCTCTTCACGCTTTCATTCGGACTCCATCTTGATTTGGCCTCAACCTGCTTAGGACTCAGTCTTGACTCGCCTTCACTAGTCCTTGGGTCTCATTCATCAGCTGTTCATGTGCACGTTTCTATGCAGAGAAAGTGACTTGTCAAGTTCTTCTATGCAGCTCCTGACCATGCATACGCAAGAGCCCCTAGTGGTAGACAAGTGTAATTGTGGGTAAACTGATTGAGGAACTTCCATCCCACCTACTGTCAGTCATATCAACATAATTGACAGAAATTACCGATTTCGGTGCTTACACGGTGCAGACAGGCAACACAGATGAattataaaattttttaaaaaaaattaaaaaaattaaaataagtaGTATAAAAGGCAAATCTAGAAATTGATTGCTGAGAACAACGAGTCGCTCATCAGTCGATTTTGCTAGCCCAGTGCAGTTTTAAGTGATCTCTAATCTAGAATTTTTTGCCACGGGCACATTTTAAAAGAGGCCCAGGAGACAGGTCTGCCATTTCCCAACCAGCTACAAGACAAATCATAGCACACATCTTACATGCACTCTTATTGCTCAGGCTGCCGTACATTACATTAGCACTGGTGTGTGGGATTCATCAACATCTGCATACAGCTGTGCATATGCACATGTGACAAATGTCCATTTTCCTTTTCACTTCATGCGTATAAGTTTAGCACTTGTTCTATGTACACTTTGCTAAACGAGACCCCCCAGTTGTGGTCTTGACAACAGCCCTCGTTGAACATCACCAAGCATGTCATAGTCAGAGGTGCAGCTACAACATAGACAAGGCAGGGCATGAGGAGTTTATTTACTGCAATCCTACTAAAATATCCCGCTATATTCACTCCATGTAGAAGGACTTTTTTTTGATACATCACATACatattgctgatctcctgaagtGGTTTAGCCCACCCAAGCCTAAGGATCAGTCATTGGAAAATTGGTAGATTTCTCTCTTCTTATATAACTCAATCTCTGAAATAGTTTAAGAGAAAATCGGTAATATACAATATGGtctttgttaaaataaaaagacagattTGCAGTAATTCTCAGGTACTTAGTGATTTATATTTACTCTACAAATGACTCCATCGATGAGATTTATAGTGAACAACTTGTATTGATCATCTTTTATATCACAACCCAGGTAGCAGACcaacactgaatcaacactTACATTTGATTCTCATTGATTTTCTCAGGTTTGCACCATGAAATAATGTTATTTCAACACTGACAAATAGATCAAGACGGACataaaagtcaatatttgttcAATTTAAATTAAGATCGCTTATTTAACTTCAAATCAAGATACAACTTATGCTCAGATTATGATAAACTGGATAACAAAGTGACTTCAAAACTTAAATTTAAACCCCACCAAATGTTAATTATGAACATCGATTCAATATTATTTAGCACTGAATCTTCAACCTCAACCAAAATGATGATTCTGATGGAATTTCAACATCGAATCCATGTCACCTTGCGATCTGGGAATCTTTCAGATCTTTAAATCAATTTCAGGGAATGTAGTTTATATAACATTGGTCAGGGGCCGGCTCCATGCATTTCTTTCTTCACCCGATCCCTAGATCTTTCTTCGCACACACAAAACGCAAGCTTGTTAGGTTTTTCCAAGAAGCAGACGTTTACAGTCTAGTGAATATGCTGCTGTGGGGAAATTACCTCCATGAAATTCCGTTCACAGAGAATCTCACGTGAAGCCCATTGATTGTATTCACAAGTCTTTTCCACCTCAATTACGTCATCAGACATTCGGTTGCCGTACAACTGCAGGCGTAGTCCAATATCAAACACAGCATCACCCTGAGACCACAAAGAAACAAGACACAGTTAATTCACCACATTGGCATTCATAAATTATGTTCACATTTCCATAATATTACAGCaggttgtatttaaaaaaaaaaaaaaatgttttgactgTCTAAACATCAGTACATGGTTATGAACAAAGCAGCTTAGCAGTGATGTGTAGAGTCTCGTATTCCCCCAGGGATCAGACTCGATGCTGTAGCCACACTGAATCGCCAGGGCTGGTGTTAGAGGCACAATTTGTGAACCATCTGAATAGTTAAAAGGGAGAATATTCTCATGTAATCAcggtctatatatatatataggtaatATGTTCAAGGCCTGAGCTCAGTTTTAAGAATACTTACTGATGGCTTCAACTTCAAGCTGACGTCCAAAAGTCAGAGCACTATCCAAGGTAAgcttcataacatttccaacaCAGTCCAAAGTCAAGCCAGGTCCTACAAAGCACCAGAAAGTTGTATCCACTTATCAAAAAAAAGTACTAATCAAGGTTAagtcatatataaataaaacacacaacttaCGTTGACTGGAAGCCTCACTTACAACAGCAACCACCAAAAGCCAGAAGGCACTAATGGGGAAAATAAGAAGGAGTTTAATTAGTAACCTTGCCTTTCCTTAATTAATCTTACTTCAGAGAACTTACCAAAGTTCATAGGAAGGTACCATCATAATGAAAGGAAGGCTGGTGTGTTTTGTCAATCCTGCACCTTAAACAAGTTTAAAGGTGAGCTATGTTGAAGAAAACACCTACAGGTCACCGACACAGATCCCTTAACCACCTTCTGAATATCATAAGTCCTGATGTTAGTGATGCGTAATGGCTCTGTAAAATTATCTTGGGTGAGCAGACTGAATGAAAACCCCAACAAAATGTCAGAAAAGAAGTCACACCCAGCTCGAGAGCTCACACTTAATAACGGCTTTGGTGTTCAGGAGATCCTCTCCAGTAAAGTAGAGCCACTCCTACACAGGTGATCTTAATGACACTGATGCTCGTCAGGGTTGGTTACTTCAGGCCCGAGGGAGCGAGGGGTGGGTGTAGACCATTTCAGACCAAGATGTGACAAAGTTAGAGTCCTAAATTCtttaacacaaataataataaccactcCGCTCTCCTTTTAAATTCAGACGCCTTTATTATGGAGTGgatattttacataaataaagcAGTAATCAGAGATATAAACTTTTAATTGTACACGATTAATCTGAGATTACTTTACCTGTGTGAGATAACTGGTTtacttcatcttcagtaagcgttttatcctgctcagggtcacagtggatcaggCTCTTCTCTCGGGAATACTGGATGTGCGGCAGGAACGCACTCTGGATGGGACAGCAGTCCATCGCAGACcaccgtgcacacacattcaccttgGGCTAATTTAGCATAGCTACTTAATCTACTGTCATGTTTTCATACagtgggaagaaactggagaaccctgaggaaccccACACGGACATGaggagaagatgtgaagaacTCCACACGGACAGGATCCCAAACTCAGGGTCAAACTGGGGACCATGGAGCTACGAGGGTTCATATtctttttatattcatatttttaaattaagtaaaGGTACAAGAAAGAAGGACATACACCGTatggactctttttttttatatatatatataggtatataAGTATTGGCACCTTCTGGGGGCTGTTTTAAGCTATATGTTGTGATGGTTGTTGTCACACCACAGACCGTATTGGGTGTGACACCAGTTCTGTCGTCCTGTGAGTATGTCGTGTCCAATAAACTGTGTGTAGACAACAATATCGGCATTAACTGTCCATTAATAAccccggttccctcgacaaaaagtcAATAGGTTTTTCCACTGGCTTTTGGATcactgcagaaaataagctctgtgaccaacaaaagtttatgattcttacatctttgtttcatcaagataatcttcaccaACGAACACaccttttatgaattttgaagcctacaTACAGTcagcagaagtaaaaagctaaagttaaGTTAgttataaacgaactacaccgtGGTCAGaggacttcaacgtcaccaccatTAAGCTTcagacaactctttcaatctttatttaaaaaaaaaaacatattcccTGATAAGGATCCACTGTGCTGTTTTATGTGGATGAATCTGCCCACACCTTTTTTGGG
This genomic interval carries:
- the zpax1 gene encoding zona pellucida protein AX 1; amino-acid sequence: MEVFKVSTYFKQAWSVTIIDTVVGCPTGGLHFTKEVITWYMPQYITPLMTDPRYQILEMHMGIDGKRINHALMEARGYTLIIKELQIIISLPVGGPDGYYKSVVLDNGYHVTYSIEPMLEMLWLEKSEITRYKVHYPIVTPPEPRPPRVTNNTVADSEVFNIMLGFFLPDVELLNVTLSTRVMSVDEANAVGFNVQEHLFNNGSKAFSIEVPFSDPAVLRTNVNPMNIIYRLSVTFGLLVLPEYTPFSHSALVEATREDHTMLTMNGFCDEKNFFIMIGHRGQGINFHITVGKRELSADLYAEYGVEKNSCHMNMTVPFLAQDVVFERADQSSLRARVDVVISYNNWQFQNFSLACSFSLVMTECFANGSITALVVKVEAATQMIPSQLTLRDPSCKPTFSNNRFAYFSFNASSCQTTRKFHDGIMTYRNKVSMGNRTDVAQLLQNTTNHVPEYGVMVVCNYKLTETLAMMFSTVPQARGLHAAPGLGELHVRMRLARDASYDAFYVDEDYPVVQYLRHPLYFEVQLMQSVDPRIELVLENCWASTNHGGSVLSWDLIVNGCANPADRYQIVFYPVVPDARVRYPSHVRRFKIEMFTFVKDDVPLHEQISVHCETVLCDVHQTDGLCNAYCPLSKTENVKRGRRNMGQHRMWVSSGKISLSGL